In Sebastes fasciatus isolate fSebFas1 chromosome 24, fSebFas1.pri, whole genome shotgun sequence, the following are encoded in one genomic region:
- the tns1a gene encoding tensin-1 isoform X2 — MARLNWCLAAVISWGKFLFACFFPLRGAKRDKPDELEGVHTHTFKLKPFKKAKSCDICKQAIVKEGLICKACRLSIHRKCEVKVTTSCQTTTNYEQPPTPQLPLKHVDTPGSTRSCKSVEIRRKQSRSQSVVQAMEESYEVDLVYITERIISVCFPAGAEERSYTTNLKEVATMLRSKHGEHYLILNLSEWRSDLTKLNPKVVEFGWPDHHAPALDKICSMCKAIDTWLNGDPRNVVVLHNKGNRGRTGVVVAAYMHYSNISASADQALDRFAMRRFYEDKALPVGQPSQIRYVRYFNGLLSGHIKINNKPLFLHHVIMHGIPNFESKGGCRPFLKIYQAMQPVYTSGIYNVQGDSNTSICITIEPGLLLKGDILLKCYHKRYRNSTRDVMFRVQFHTCAIHDLGVVFGKNELDETFKGNGALDERFPEYGKVEFVFSYGPEKIKGLGHLENGPSVSVDYNTQDPLIRWDSYESFSQRCEDAVDGELDLVHTQGPLDGSLYARVRKKDSLEGVVTINGLPVHESPLTNAENQLQHPSHPLQTTDQTLPVTGHASLPAVDHTLSVSSDSGNSTASVKTDRTDEHSQSVQGAVNHNNPTATHPPLSPQEKRELDQLLSGLEAPIHQRQTYLSTSTSPGGGVRHLVPAQVHVNGGHTRLVGAPSTEERETDILDDELPNSQEGNSVDSLGTLSSLEGQATPADLYYQSQTPTSRPNDGPYLERVVLGEKLSEMPVHGVRTPTAMQERSTDSASPQGGYNNYQNGEGMYRSQSFGNPPASSPETNPKLMPRAPERSTSSRDAVQRGLNTWHQYSLPDDPFGPPLQSTHSLPHFPTSASQRDIEQSIEALNMLMLDLDPINSHMSKSHSAPPGENSLNSSQAPFSQTLARPSYQADSAIHGYNNSGSANNSFHQPLRSTGRISALPNQSPVMESPVYSPQRSNTGYQHQNTTPTHTPEPYLHTRQAAHHYPTDPIPNFNQQVPVKPVNSYTGGGASHSPDPQGSSPYPGYSASSSPLPALPPQPKDTSSSSLPREQEAEEETLNLEGLVAHRIAEYNARIRGISDSMTSQQSDRHRSFSFSGVRSRGMTPEVTQETGRRRTTSEGQYQSSHDNTPMVDSPDFAHNLALNPGGRPREGPMHSYREAFEDDEADRFANSPTFRGGGENSPPTPSFPVSPQTPYFNMSRSPPGLAKTPLSALGLKPHHHQGGSDSDSNDGEQDNRSFGDSRAQPFNVPLSSSSPVHCTDGRRIGSSDFAPHSPGLSYPHRPASPEGSQVNIMGVHTVPGSPNTLHRTVATNTPPSPALQRRLGQASPSLGRHPPPVGSPLIGCKTATGGVPPSPLMGRRTAASGHSTPDELGAASRQGSAQPPSTPAFPVSPQLPEKRHMSSGDAERPDNKNLTPASGGSTPNLSGTHTLPDVSKSIYDGYPDIKMNVKFVQDTSKFWYKPDITREQAINVLKDREPGAFIIRDSHSFRGAYGLAMKVACPPPTIQQAKKVGDMTNELVRHFLIETSPKGVRLKGCPNEPYFGCLSALVYQHSMTPLALPCKLMIPAKDPNEEALELATPTDPLVELLKQGAVQKVPEDAHACNVLYINSVDMESLTGPQAIAKAISQTLASNPLPDATTVHFKVSTQGITLTDSQRKLFFRRHYPINTVTYCDIDPQDRKWGKEGGGSVKLFGFVARKQGSTTDNVSHLFAELDPDQPASAIVSFASKMMKR; from the exons CCTCCCACTCCTCAGCTGCCGTTAAAGCATGTAGATACACCG GGATCTACGAGGTCCTGCAAGAGTGTGGAGATAAGGCGAAAGCAGTCGCG GAGTCAGAGTGTGGTTCAGGCCATGGAGGAGAGCTATGAGGTGGACCTGGTCTACATCACAGAGAGGATCATCTCTGTCTGCTTCCCCGCCGGCGCCGAGGAACGCAGCTACACCACCAACCTCAAGGAGGTGGCGACGATGCTGCGGTCCAAACATGGCGAGCACTATCTG ATTCTCAACCTGAGCGAGTGGAGGAGCGACTTAACAAAGTTAAACCCCAAG GTTGTGGAGTTTGGCTGGCCAGACCACCATGCACCGGCGCTGGACAAGATCTGCAGCATGTGCAAGGCCATCGACACGTGGCTCAATGGAGACCCACGCAACGTAGTGGTTCTGCACAACAAG GGGAACCGAGGTCGAACAGGGGTGGTTGTGGCTGCGTACATGCACTACAGCAACATATCTGCAAG CGCTGACCAAGCGCTGGACCGGTTCGCCATGAGGCGCTTCTACGAGGACAAGGCGCTTCCCGTGGGCCAGCCGTCTCAGATAAG ATACGTGCGATACTTCAACGGCCTTCTTTCCGGACACATCAAAATCAACAACAAGCCTCTGTTCCTGCACCATGTCATCATGCACGGCATACCCAACTTTGAGTCCAAAGGAG GCTGCCGTCCTTTCCTGAAGATCTACCAGGCAATGCAACCCGTCTATACGTCAGGAATATA CAATGTGCAAGGAGACAGCAACACCAGTATCTGCATCACTATTGAGCCAGGCCTGCTGCTGAAAGGAGACATCCTG TTGAAGTGTTACCACAAGAGGTACAGGAACTCCACCAGGGACGTGATGTTCAGGGTGCAGTTCCACACCTGTGCCATCCACGACCTCGGCGTGGTGTTCGGGAAGAACGAGCTGGACGAGACCTTCAAAGGTAACGGCGCTCTGG ATGAGAGGTTCCCAGAGTATGGAAAGGTGGAGTTTGTTTTCTCTTATGGACCAGAGAAAATCAAAG GCCTGGGCCACCTGGAGAACGGGCCGAGCGTCTCTGTGGACTACAACACCCAGGACCCTCTGATCCGCTGGGACTCGTACGAGAGCTTCAGCCAGCGCTGCGAGGACGCGGTGGACGGCGAGCTCG ATCTTGTTCACACCCAAGGTCCACTTGATGGAAGCCTGTATGCCCGGGTCCGCAAGAAAGACTCCCTGGAGGGAGTTGTCACCATCAACGGCCTCCCAGTCCATGAAAGCCCCTTGACCAACGCTGAGAACCAGTTACAACACCCCAGCCATCCCCTCCAAACCACTGACCAGACCCTTCCTGTGACAGGCCACGCCTCCCTCCCTGCCGTCGACCACACCCTCTCCGTGAGCAGCGACTCGGGCAACTCCACCGCATCTGTCAAGACCGATCGTACCGATGAGCACAGCCAGTCCGTGCAGGGCGCCGTGAACCACAACAACCCAACAGCGACCCACCCACCGCTCAGCCCACAGGAGAAAAGAGAGCTCGACCAGCTCCTGAGCGGCCTCGAGGCACCAATTCACCAACGACAAACCTACCTGTCCACGTCCACCAGTCCAGGAGGAGGTGTCCGACACCTGGTCCCAGCCCAAGTGCACGTCAACGGGGGCCACACCAGGCTAGTTGGCGCCCCTTCAACAGAGGAGCGTGAGACAGATATTCTAGACGACGAGCTGCCCAATAGCCAAGAGGGCAACAGTGTGGACAGCTTGGGCACGCTGTCATCCCTGGAGGGCCAGGCGACACCGGCTGACCTCTACTACCAGTCACAGACGCCCACCAGCAGGCCGAACGACGGACCCTACCTTGAGAGAGTTGTTCTTGGGGAAAAGTTGAGCGAGATGCCCGTGCATGGAGTACGAACGCCCACGGCGATGCAAGAGAGGTCTACGGACTCTGCATCGCCACAGGGGGGATACAACAACTACCAGAACGGAGAAGGGATGTACCGTTCACAGTCCTTTGGGAATCCGCCAGCCAGCAGCCCTGAGACCAACCCTAAACTGATGCCAAGGGCCCCAGAGAGGAGCACCAGTAGCCGGGACGCTGTTCAAAGAGGTCTTAACACCTGGCACCAGTATAGCCTCCCAGATGACCCGTTTGGTCCTCCTCTTCAGTCAACCCATAGCTTGCCCCACTTCCCCACCTCAGCCTCGCAGCGGGACATCGAGCAGTCCATTGAGGCGCTCAACATGCTCATGCTCGACCTGGACCCAATCAACTCCCACATGTCCAAGTCCCACAGTGCGCCTCCTGGGGAGAACAGCCTCAATTCTTCCCAGGCGCCCTTCTCACAGACCCTCGCACGACCCTCATACCAAGCAGACTCTGCCATCCATGGTTACAACAACTCCGGGTCTGCCAACAACTCCTTTCATCAGCCCTTGCGGTCGACTGGGAGAATCTCAGCATTGCCCAACCAGAGCCCCGTGATGGAGTCCCCGGTCTATTCTCCCCAGAGGTCCAACACCGGCTACCAACACCAAAACACCACCCCAACACACACCCCAGAGCCCTACCTCCACACACGCCAAGCAGCCCACCACTACCCCACAGATCCCATCCCTAATTTCAACCAGCAGGTGCCAGTGAAGCCTGTGAACTCGTACACAGGAGGCGGGGCTTCCCACTCCCCGGACCCGCAGGGCTCGTCTCCTTATCCGGGCTACAgtgcctcttcctctcctctccccgcACTCCCCCCCCAACCCAAGGAtacatcttcttcctccttgCCAAGAGAacaagaggcagaggaggagacgcTTAACTTGGAGGGCCTGGTGGCTCACCGCATCGCCG AGTACAACGCTCGTATCCGGGGCATCAGTGATAGCATGACATCGCAACAATCTGACCGCCATCGCTCCTTTTCCTTCTCTG GGGTTCGCTCCAGAGGGATGACCCCAGAAGTGACGCAGGAGACGGGCCGGCGTCGGACCACCAGCGAGGGACAGTACCAGAGCAGCCATGACAACACGCCGATGGTCGACTCACCGGACTTCGCCCACAATCTGGCCCTCAACCCGGGAGGACGGCCCAGAGAG gGTCCCATGCACAGCTACCGGGAGGCGTTTGAGGACGACGAGGCGGACCGGTTCGCCAACAGTCCCACCTTTAGAGGCGGTGGTGAGAATTCCCCCCCGACCCCCAGCTTCCCCGTGTCGCCACAGACTCCTTACTTCAACATGT CTCGCTCTCCTCCAGGTTTGGCCAAGACTCCTCTGTCAGCGCTGGGACTGAAGCCTCATCACCACCAGGGTGGATCAG ACTCTGATTCTAATGATGGCGAGCAAG ATAATCGCAGTTTCGGGGACTCCAGAGCACAACCGTTCAacgttcctctctcctccagcagTCCCGTCCACTGCACCGACGG GAGGAGGATTGGTTCTTCAGACTTTGCCCCGCACAGCCCCGGCCTTTCCTACCCTCACAGACCCGCGTCCCCCGAGGGCTCCCAGGTCAACATCATGGGTGTCCACACCGTCCCCGGCAGCCCCAACACCCTCCACCGCACCGTGGCCACCAACACGCCGCCGAGCCCCGCCCTCCAGAGACGCCTGGGTCAAGCCAGCCCGTCCCTGGGCAGACACCCTCCTCCCGTCGGCAGCCCCCTGATCGGCTGTAAAACAGCAACAGGTGGCGTGCCTCCCAGCCCCTTGATGGGGCGACGCACAGCGGCGAGCGGCCACAGCACACCCGACGAGCTGGGGGCTGCTTCCCGTCAGGGGAGCGCCCAGCCGCCCTCCACGCCCGCCTTCCCCGTCTCCCCGCAGCTGCCGGAGAAGAGGCACATGTCCAGCGGAGACGCGGAGAGGCCGGACAACAAGAACCTGACGCCGGCCAGCGGCGGCAGCACGCCAAACCTGTCTGGCACGCACACACTCCCAGACGTCTCCAAGTCCATATATG ATGGTTATCCAGACATTAAGATGAATGTCAAGTTTGTGCAGGACACGTCCAAGTTCTGGTACAAGCCAGACATCACCAGAGAGCAAG CCATCAACGTGCTGAAGGACAGGGAGCCCGGGGCGTTCATCATAAGAGACAGCCATTCCTTCCGCGGAGCCTACGGCCTCGCCATGAAGGTGGCCTGCCCCCCACCGACCATCCAGCAGGCCAAAAAAG TTGGTGACATGACCAACGAACTGGTGAGGCACTTCCTGATTGAGACGAGCCCCAAAGGCGTCCGTCTGAAGGGCTGTCCCAATGAGCCCTACTTTG GTTGTCTTTCTGCTCTGGTGTACCAACACTCCATGACTCCGCTGGCGCTGCCCTGTAAGCTGATGATCCCCGCTAAAG ACCCAAATGAAGAGGCGCTGGAGCTCGCCACACCTACTGATCCACTTGTTGAACTTCTGAAGCAGGGAGCAG TTCAGAAGGTTCCTGAGGACGCACATG CGTGCAACGTCCTCTACATCAACTCTGTGGACATGGAGTCTCTCACGGGGCCTCAGGCCATCGCCAAGGCCATCAGTCAGACGCTGGCGAGCAACCCTTTGCCCGACGCCACCACCGTTCACTTCAAAGTGTCCACGCAGGGCATCACGCTCACCGACAGCCAGAGGAA ACTTTTCTTCAGGCGACACTATCCCATCAACACGGTAACCTACTGTGACATTGATCCCCAGGACAGAAA ATGGGGCAAAGAAGGAGGTGGCTCAGTGAA GCTTTTTGGATTCGTGGCGAGGAAACAAGGAAGCACAACAGACAATGTCAGCCACCTGTTCGCTGAGCTGGACCCGGACCAGCCCGCCTCCGCCATCGTCAGCTTCGCCTCCAAAATGATGAAGCGGTGA
- the tns1a gene encoding tensin-1 isoform X8, translating to MARLNWCLAAVISWGKFLFACFFPLRGAKRDKPDELEGVHTHTFKLKPFKKAKSCDICKQAIVKEGLICKACRLSIHRKCEVKVTTSCQTTTNYEQPPTPQLPLKHVDTPGSTRSCKSVEIRRKQSRSQSVVQAMEESYEVDLVYITERIISVCFPAGAEERSYTTNLKEVATMLRSKHGEHYLILNLSEWRSDLTKLNPKVVEFGWPDHHAPALDKICSMCKAIDTWLNGDPRNVVVLHNKGNRGRTGVVVAAYMHYSNISASADQALDRFAMRRFYEDKALPVGQPSQIRYVRYFNGLLSGHIKINNKPLFLHHVIMHGIPNFESKGGCRPFLKIYQAMQPVYTSGIYNVQGDSNTSICITIEPGLLLKGDILLKCYHKRYRNSTRDVMFRVQFHTCAIHDLGVVFGKNELDETFKGNGALDERFPEYGKVEFVFSYGPEKIKGTGLGHLENGPSVSVDYNTQDPLIRWDSYESFSQRCEDAVDGELDLVHTQGPLDGSLYARVRKKDSLEGVVTINGLPVHESPLTNAENQLQHPSHPLQTTDQTLPVTGHASLPAVDHTLSVSSDSGNSTASVKTDRTDEHSQSVQGAVNHNNPTATHPPLSPQEKRELDQLLSGLEAPIHQRQTYLSTSTSPGGGVRHLVPAQVHVNGGHTRLVGAPSTEERETDILDDELPNSQEGNSVDSLGTLSSLEGQATPADLYYQSQTPTSRPNDGPYLERVVLGEKLSEMPVHGVRTPTAMQERSTDSASPQGGYNNYQNGEGMYRSQSFGNPPASSPETNPKLMPRAPERSTSSRDAVQRGLNTWHQYSLPDDPFGPPLQSTHSLPHFPTSASQRDIEQSIEALNMLMLDLDPINSHMSKSHSAPPGENSLNSSQAPFSQTLARPSYQADSAIHGYNNSGSANNSFHQPLRSTGRISALPNQSPVMESPVYSPQRSNTGYQHQNTTPTHTPEPYLHTRQAAHHYPTDPIPNFNQQVPVKPVNSYTGGGASHSPDPQGSSPYPGYSASSSPLPALPPQPKDTSSSSLPREQEAEEETLNLEGLVAHRIAEYNARIRGISDSMTSQQSDRHRSFSFSGVRSRGMTPEVTQETGRRRTTSEGQYQSSHDNTPMVDSPDFAHNLALNPGGRPREGPMHSYREAFEDDEADRFANSPTFRGGGENSPPTPSFPVSPQTPYFNMSRSPPGLAKTPLSALGLKPHHHQGGSDNRSFGDSRAQPFNVPLSSSSPVHCTDGRRIGSSDFAPHSPGLSYPHRPASPEGSQVNIMGVHTVPGSPNTLHRTVATNTPPSPALQRRLGQASPSLGRHPPPVGSPLIGCKTATGGVPPSPLMGRRTAASGHSTPDELGAASRQGSAQPPSTPAFPVSPQLPEKRHMSSGDAERPDNKNLTPASGGSTPNLSGTHTLPDVSKSIYDGYPDIKMNVKFVQDTSKFWYKPDITREQAINVLKDREPGAFIIRDSHSFRGAYGLAMKVACPPPTIQQAKKVGDMTNELVRHFLIETSPKGVRLKGCPNEPYFGCLSALVYQHSMTPLALPCKLMIPAKDPNEEALELATPTDPLVELLKQGAACNVLYINSVDMESLTGPQAIAKAISQTLASNPLPDATTVHFKVSTQGITLTDSQRKLFFRRHYPINTVTYCDIDPQDRKWGKEGGGSVKLFGFVARKQGSTTDNVSHLFAELDPDQPASAIVSFASKMMKR from the exons CCTCCCACTCCTCAGCTGCCGTTAAAGCATGTAGATACACCG GGATCTACGAGGTCCTGCAAGAGTGTGGAGATAAGGCGAAAGCAGTCGCG GAGTCAGAGTGTGGTTCAGGCCATGGAGGAGAGCTATGAGGTGGACCTGGTCTACATCACAGAGAGGATCATCTCTGTCTGCTTCCCCGCCGGCGCCGAGGAACGCAGCTACACCACCAACCTCAAGGAGGTGGCGACGATGCTGCGGTCCAAACATGGCGAGCACTATCTG ATTCTCAACCTGAGCGAGTGGAGGAGCGACTTAACAAAGTTAAACCCCAAG GTTGTGGAGTTTGGCTGGCCAGACCACCATGCACCGGCGCTGGACAAGATCTGCAGCATGTGCAAGGCCATCGACACGTGGCTCAATGGAGACCCACGCAACGTAGTGGTTCTGCACAACAAG GGGAACCGAGGTCGAACAGGGGTGGTTGTGGCTGCGTACATGCACTACAGCAACATATCTGCAAG CGCTGACCAAGCGCTGGACCGGTTCGCCATGAGGCGCTTCTACGAGGACAAGGCGCTTCCCGTGGGCCAGCCGTCTCAGATAAG ATACGTGCGATACTTCAACGGCCTTCTTTCCGGACACATCAAAATCAACAACAAGCCTCTGTTCCTGCACCATGTCATCATGCACGGCATACCCAACTTTGAGTCCAAAGGAG GCTGCCGTCCTTTCCTGAAGATCTACCAGGCAATGCAACCCGTCTATACGTCAGGAATATA CAATGTGCAAGGAGACAGCAACACCAGTATCTGCATCACTATTGAGCCAGGCCTGCTGCTGAAAGGAGACATCCTG TTGAAGTGTTACCACAAGAGGTACAGGAACTCCACCAGGGACGTGATGTTCAGGGTGCAGTTCCACACCTGTGCCATCCACGACCTCGGCGTGGTGTTCGGGAAGAACGAGCTGGACGAGACCTTCAAAGGTAACGGCGCTCTGG ATGAGAGGTTCCCAGAGTATGGAAAGGTGGAGTTTGTTTTCTCTTATGGACCAGAGAAAATCAAAGGTACAG GCCTGGGCCACCTGGAGAACGGGCCGAGCGTCTCTGTGGACTACAACACCCAGGACCCTCTGATCCGCTGGGACTCGTACGAGAGCTTCAGCCAGCGCTGCGAGGACGCGGTGGACGGCGAGCTCG ATCTTGTTCACACCCAAGGTCCACTTGATGGAAGCCTGTATGCCCGGGTCCGCAAGAAAGACTCCCTGGAGGGAGTTGTCACCATCAACGGCCTCCCAGTCCATGAAAGCCCCTTGACCAACGCTGAGAACCAGTTACAACACCCCAGCCATCCCCTCCAAACCACTGACCAGACCCTTCCTGTGACAGGCCACGCCTCCCTCCCTGCCGTCGACCACACCCTCTCCGTGAGCAGCGACTCGGGCAACTCCACCGCATCTGTCAAGACCGATCGTACCGATGAGCACAGCCAGTCCGTGCAGGGCGCCGTGAACCACAACAACCCAACAGCGACCCACCCACCGCTCAGCCCACAGGAGAAAAGAGAGCTCGACCAGCTCCTGAGCGGCCTCGAGGCACCAATTCACCAACGACAAACCTACCTGTCCACGTCCACCAGTCCAGGAGGAGGTGTCCGACACCTGGTCCCAGCCCAAGTGCACGTCAACGGGGGCCACACCAGGCTAGTTGGCGCCCCTTCAACAGAGGAGCGTGAGACAGATATTCTAGACGACGAGCTGCCCAATAGCCAAGAGGGCAACAGTGTGGACAGCTTGGGCACGCTGTCATCCCTGGAGGGCCAGGCGACACCGGCTGACCTCTACTACCAGTCACAGACGCCCACCAGCAGGCCGAACGACGGACCCTACCTTGAGAGAGTTGTTCTTGGGGAAAAGTTGAGCGAGATGCCCGTGCATGGAGTACGAACGCCCACGGCGATGCAAGAGAGGTCTACGGACTCTGCATCGCCACAGGGGGGATACAACAACTACCAGAACGGAGAAGGGATGTACCGTTCACAGTCCTTTGGGAATCCGCCAGCCAGCAGCCCTGAGACCAACCCTAAACTGATGCCAAGGGCCCCAGAGAGGAGCACCAGTAGCCGGGACGCTGTTCAAAGAGGTCTTAACACCTGGCACCAGTATAGCCTCCCAGATGACCCGTTTGGTCCTCCTCTTCAGTCAACCCATAGCTTGCCCCACTTCCCCACCTCAGCCTCGCAGCGGGACATCGAGCAGTCCATTGAGGCGCTCAACATGCTCATGCTCGACCTGGACCCAATCAACTCCCACATGTCCAAGTCCCACAGTGCGCCTCCTGGGGAGAACAGCCTCAATTCTTCCCAGGCGCCCTTCTCACAGACCCTCGCACGACCCTCATACCAAGCAGACTCTGCCATCCATGGTTACAACAACTCCGGGTCTGCCAACAACTCCTTTCATCAGCCCTTGCGGTCGACTGGGAGAATCTCAGCATTGCCCAACCAGAGCCCCGTGATGGAGTCCCCGGTCTATTCTCCCCAGAGGTCCAACACCGGCTACCAACACCAAAACACCACCCCAACACACACCCCAGAGCCCTACCTCCACACACGCCAAGCAGCCCACCACTACCCCACAGATCCCATCCCTAATTTCAACCAGCAGGTGCCAGTGAAGCCTGTGAACTCGTACACAGGAGGCGGGGCTTCCCACTCCCCGGACCCGCAGGGCTCGTCTCCTTATCCGGGCTACAgtgcctcttcctctcctctccccgcACTCCCCCCCCAACCCAAGGAtacatcttcttcctccttgCCAAGAGAacaagaggcagaggaggagacgcTTAACTTGGAGGGCCTGGTGGCTCACCGCATCGCCG AGTACAACGCTCGTATCCGGGGCATCAGTGATAGCATGACATCGCAACAATCTGACCGCCATCGCTCCTTTTCCTTCTCTG GGGTTCGCTCCAGAGGGATGACCCCAGAAGTGACGCAGGAGACGGGCCGGCGTCGGACCACCAGCGAGGGACAGTACCAGAGCAGCCATGACAACACGCCGATGGTCGACTCACCGGACTTCGCCCACAATCTGGCCCTCAACCCGGGAGGACGGCCCAGAGAG gGTCCCATGCACAGCTACCGGGAGGCGTTTGAGGACGACGAGGCGGACCGGTTCGCCAACAGTCCCACCTTTAGAGGCGGTGGTGAGAATTCCCCCCCGACCCCCAGCTTCCCCGTGTCGCCACAGACTCCTTACTTCAACATGT CTCGCTCTCCTCCAGGTTTGGCCAAGACTCCTCTGTCAGCGCTGGGACTGAAGCCTCATCACCACCAGGGTGGATCAG ATAATCGCAGTTTCGGGGACTCCAGAGCACAACCGTTCAacgttcctctctcctccagcagTCCCGTCCACTGCACCGACGG GAGGAGGATTGGTTCTTCAGACTTTGCCCCGCACAGCCCCGGCCTTTCCTACCCTCACAGACCCGCGTCCCCCGAGGGCTCCCAGGTCAACATCATGGGTGTCCACACCGTCCCCGGCAGCCCCAACACCCTCCACCGCACCGTGGCCACCAACACGCCGCCGAGCCCCGCCCTCCAGAGACGCCTGGGTCAAGCCAGCCCGTCCCTGGGCAGACACCCTCCTCCCGTCGGCAGCCCCCTGATCGGCTGTAAAACAGCAACAGGTGGCGTGCCTCCCAGCCCCTTGATGGGGCGACGCACAGCGGCGAGCGGCCACAGCACACCCGACGAGCTGGGGGCTGCTTCCCGTCAGGGGAGCGCCCAGCCGCCCTCCACGCCCGCCTTCCCCGTCTCCCCGCAGCTGCCGGAGAAGAGGCACATGTCCAGCGGAGACGCGGAGAGGCCGGACAACAAGAACCTGACGCCGGCCAGCGGCGGCAGCACGCCAAACCTGTCTGGCACGCACACACTCCCAGACGTCTCCAAGTCCATATATG ATGGTTATCCAGACATTAAGATGAATGTCAAGTTTGTGCAGGACACGTCCAAGTTCTGGTACAAGCCAGACATCACCAGAGAGCAAG CCATCAACGTGCTGAAGGACAGGGAGCCCGGGGCGTTCATCATAAGAGACAGCCATTCCTTCCGCGGAGCCTACGGCCTCGCCATGAAGGTGGCCTGCCCCCCACCGACCATCCAGCAGGCCAAAAAAG TTGGTGACATGACCAACGAACTGGTGAGGCACTTCCTGATTGAGACGAGCCCCAAAGGCGTCCGTCTGAAGGGCTGTCCCAATGAGCCCTACTTTG GTTGTCTTTCTGCTCTGGTGTACCAACACTCCATGACTCCGCTGGCGCTGCCCTGTAAGCTGATGATCCCCGCTAAAG ACCCAAATGAAGAGGCGCTGGAGCTCGCCACACCTACTGATCCACTTGTTGAACTTCTGAAGCAGGGAGCAG CGTGCAACGTCCTCTACATCAACTCTGTGGACATGGAGTCTCTCACGGGGCCTCAGGCCATCGCCAAGGCCATCAGTCAGACGCTGGCGAGCAACCCTTTGCCCGACGCCACCACCGTTCACTTCAAAGTGTCCACGCAGGGCATCACGCTCACCGACAGCCAGAGGAA ACTTTTCTTCAGGCGACACTATCCCATCAACACGGTAACCTACTGTGACATTGATCCCCAGGACAGAAA ATGGGGCAAAGAAGGAGGTGGCTCAGTGAA GCTTTTTGGATTCGTGGCGAGGAAACAAGGAAGCACAACAGACAATGTCAGCCACCTGTTCGCTGAGCTGGACCCGGACCAGCCCGCCTCCGCCATCGTCAGCTTCGCCTCCAAAATGATGAAGCGGTGA